In Asterias rubens chromosome 15, eAstRub1.3, whole genome shotgun sequence, a genomic segment contains:
- the LOC117300101 gene encoding glycoprotein-N-acetylgalactosamine 3-beta-galactosyltransferase 1-like, whose protein sequence is MANLKKLFLLLLSFTSGSFLTWMVTMSTLEEYKMLLQERAKMLRSDDDSFTTRAGVLQDVTHPTTSHAIRTQGIKSKTLHNPDLKTNKTRVLCWVLTSPSTLQTRAIGIKETWGPRCDVILYMSSETDPEFPTVGLDVKEGRPALWNKTRAAIMYIYKHHFNDADWFMKADDDTYVIMENLRDFLQDKDSGKPVYYGHHFKPYIPQGYLSGGAGYVMSREALRAIVVNQLEIPLATPSCEYYKTIRSEDVRVGLCMQMAGVTVGDSRDDQNKNRFLPLTVESFFTKNVPEWFNRFSKHKTKLGPECCSESLISIHYVTDRASMQLLDYYIYRLRRNKT, encoded by the exons ATGGCCAACCTGAAGAAGCTCTTTCTATTGCTACTCTCCTTCACCAGTGGCAGCTTCCTGACGTGGATGGTGACAATGAGCACCTTGGAGGAATATAAGATGCTCCTGCAAGAAAGGGCTAAGATGTTAAGGAGTGATGATGACTCCTTCACAACGAGAGCTGGTGTCTTACAAGACGTGACGCATCCTACCACTAGTCATGCTATTCGCACTCAAG GTATTAAATCGAAGACATTGCATAATCCGGActtaaaaaccaacaaaactaGAGTGCTATGCTGGGTTCTGACGTCACCGTCCACTCTTCAGACCAGAGCCATCGGCATCAAGGAAACTTGGGGTCCTCGCTGTGACGTCATATTGTACATGAGCTCTGAGACCGATCCAGAGTTCCCAACAGTTGGGCTCGATGTTAAAGAAGGAAGACCAGCTCTATGGAACAAAACTAGGGCCGCTATCATGTACATCTATAAGCATCATTTCAACGACGCTGATTGGTTCATGAAGGCTGATGATGACACCTACGTCATAATGGAGAATTTGCGAGATTTTCTGCAGGATAAAGACAGCGGTAAACCGGTTTACTACGGCCATCATTTTAAACCGTATATCCCCCAAGGATATTTGAGCGGTGGAGCTGGTTATGTGATGAGTAGAGAAGCCCTTAGAGCAATTGTGGTCAACCAACTAGAGATACCATTGGCTACACCGAGCTGTGAATACTACAAGACGATTAGAAGTGAAGATGTAAGGGTGGGATTGTGTATGCAGATGGCTGGAGTAACCGTTGGAGATTCAAGAGATGATCAGAATAAGAATAGGTTCTTACCATTGACTGTAGAGAGTTTCTTCACAAAGAATGTACCAGAGTGGTTTAATCGTTTCTCGAAACATAAAACTAAACTg GGTCCGGAATGCTGTTCAGAAAGCCTGATATCAATCCATTACGTCACCGATCGGGCGTCGATGCAATTGCTGGATTATTACATCTACCGCTTAAGGAGAAACAAAACGTGA